The DNA sequence caaaatgtggcatattccgtccgcgttaggcattccgtttttatgactggattctatgaaccagactgtgtttccgcatcccggaaattattagggcggtatgtctcagaatagtcagtgcaatttgggaaagaaatcagttaaatctgtatgtggatgtgtgtaaatattcaaatgtaatcccctttgtaacataagtaactgtaatttaattactcattttttcgtagtaactgtaactaattacagttacaataattttgtaattaaattacgtaacgccgttacatgtaactagttactccccaacactggtggtgtgccacgaagatgtgaaaaaataggcataaatctagtttacaatttattcaggctaattgtagtaattaaggatcagacctgtttgcccaatagtggcaagacatatatgtatataaggacatctgacaaattggtttgtccgtcaagaaccaggaaaaaaaaatcgactgaaaaactgaaaaaactgaaagactgaaaaaaaaagactgtgaaatcaCCTTTACCATAATGCAAGTACATTAAAAACCTTAGTCTTCAACTTACCAGTTAAGTTGAGCTtgctcatatttttttcttttgcacagTGAGATGGAGTATGTCTTGGGACAACGAATTAGACGCCGGAGGGAGAGGGTATACCGGCACAGACAGACCTATCTCTCCCTCAGTGAGGAGGAATGCATAAGAAAGCTACGCCTGACCCGACAGGCTGTGACAGACATCTGCCATCTCCTGGCAGATGAGTTGGGGACTGATGCACAATGTCCCTATGCCTTCCCCGTGGCAGTAAAGGTTACAGCGGCATTGCATTTCTATGCATCTGGGTCGTTCCAGCACCCCCTTAGCTCCATTGGAGGCATTTCACAATCTGACGTAAGTTCGGCTATACATGCAGTTACATCAGGTCTAGTCTGACATGCTGGGGAATACATCAAATTCCCCGTCACACCTGACAACCAGGAAAGAGCAAAGCAGGCATTTTGTGCGAAGTATAGGTTCCCTGGTGTCCTTGGTGTTATAGACTGCACCCATGTGCAGCTACGTGCCCCATCAGAAAACGCACTTGTATACATCAACCGCAAGGGAACCTATTCAATCAACGTACAAGTCATTTGCGATGCTTATAGTAAAATCACCCATGTCTTGGCGAATTATCCTGGCTCGAGCCACGACTCATTCATACTGGCAAACTCTACCATTCCTGCCATCTTCGAGGGGAATCCCCCGTTGGATGGGTGGCTGTTAGGGGACAAAGGGGTATCCGTTAAAGACATGGCTGATGACACCATATTTGATGCCAGCAACAATTCTTGAAATGCAGTTtaatagaaaacacacacaaacacgctgtGTAATTGAACGAACGTTCGGCATACTGAAAATGCGCTTCAGGTGTTTGGATAGATCAGGAGGCACTTTACAGTACAGTCCTCAAAAGGTCGCAGCATTCTTTGTGGCGTGTTGTGTTTTACACAACATTTCCATAAATCAAGGTTGTGTTGTTGACATAGATGAGGAAATATTAGAGGACTTAAGGAGACGTGATGGTGAACTGCATGTGCCGATGCCACTTAACCCAAATGCCCCAGCAGCAGCACGGGAGAGGAGAGCTTATTTGACAGAAGAACTGCTGCATCGTCTATAGTGAGGTAAGCAAATTTATCTCGGTCTAATGTTATACTACATTGCAAAAATATAACCATACTCGTGATTCAGAGAGAACGAGTCCAAAACattcaaaagtatttatttgtgaaatatctTTGTATTTtgtcaaaaagaaaaatcaatagcaaacagtaattgataaaaaaaaaatacaaatggaaaatgaggttaaaaatatttaaacagaaaaagtttatttctttttCCCTCCTCTGGTAGTTTTGCGACGTGCGCCACGGCGGGATTGGACACCTGAGGTTCCGGGAATGGCATTGCGCGATGTGCGCCTGGTGGAACGGGTGGATGGAGATGGAGTGGGGGAAGGAGGAAGAGGCACAACAGGAGGTGGTGGTGCGCTTGAAGGGCCACGCTCCATGGCTGCAGCAATCCTCTCCAGGCTTAAGTAGATGCGCCTGAGAGGCCGCAGCAACATCGCCATCCGGTCAAGACGGCCATTCACACTTTGCCGCATCCCAGACAGCTCCCGGTGGTCCTCCAGTCTAGCAATGCTGCCATGGCGTGTAGTGGGTCTGGACCTTGATGGTTGCGCTGTTCCCTCCTCAGATGGCCCGTGCGCACGGCTCGCGAGGCCAGGGTCTTCCTGCGAAGCTGTtacattgtttttctttattgtgTGGCTGCGTTAAATGTTTTTCATGTAAATAacgattaaaatattttcataagaAACCTTGTATGTGAATTTGTGTACCTTGGGGTTGGACTGCTTGCGTTTCTGATTGGGTGCCGATTTCAAAGCCCCAAAATCCTTCAACGCTTTCAGCGGTGAGGGTGGACGCAGCGATGTCCTCTGCTGGCGCCAGGTCCTGAGTAGAGGCAGATCCACCTCCCGTTACACGGCGTGCCCGATTGATGCTGGCAAGCTTGGATTTTCCCCGTCTTCTGATGTCATTGTAGCGCTTGCGGAACTGGTGTGACATCCTGGGGATGCCAGCTGATGAAACAATTGTGGCTATTTCCTCCCACGCCTGTTTAACTGACGCTGTTTTGGGTGGGTTTCTCCCATCCCCATACAACACAACTTCTCTGTCTTTCACTGCTCTTACAAGAACATCAGTCTCCTCGACTGTGAACCGCTCCTGGCGTGCGCCTGGTAAATACGCCATAATAATAGCAATCCATAATGGAACTTGCGCACCTGCTTTTAAAGGGAATGTTGGAtgatgctctgattggtttatttcacgttacgcccaaaccacacctatgaataatgaagctacttcagaccaacccattttagatttgcgccgGGCGCAAGAGCCATTTATcccgccgggaaaatagcaacagcgccgagacccgcccacaaagttacttgcgcttcgcgctttgacacttgcgtttcagatcgttagaATAGGGCCCGAAATGTCCACAGATGTCAGGTCTCCCAGGCTCTTGGACTTGGAAGAAGCTGGAGAGAGCCCATTGTACATCTGAGCAGGAGGTACAGGAAAGCCCTGTTTTTGCAGAGATGGCCAGGAATAAGAGTCTTGTGATTCATTGTAGTCTGATACAGATGTGTACAAGTCCCTCTTTAACACATTTTGACAGCCTTGAGTCTTTGCAAGATATTCTGAGGACaaagagtttttgtttaaatGCTCTGCTCTGCTGACCAAGCTATTCTGGTCTCTTGTCTCCTGGTGCCTTCCTTCTGTGGTATCTATTCTGTGATCACCAAGGGTAAATCTCCCAGAGTCATTATAACAGTTAAACTTCCTTGGCTGGAATTTGTTAGTAAGGTAGGTGCTAGAGTTCAGACTTTGGTGTGGAGACTGGTAGGGTCTGTGCGAGAGGGATGTTTCCGTGGAGTATGAGTGAACAGGAGAGGGATTGTATGAGAGTTTGTGGAGATGGGTTGGTTCAAGTCTTTGTACATGATAGGGGGAGGTCTGGTTTAAGCTTTGAACACTTTTGAAGTCGTGAAGAGGACTCAAAGGGGTCAATGTGTTGTCTAAGGGATCCTCATCTACATTGATCTCCTCCTCCATCAGACCGCTGCTTGTAAATTCTTGGCACAGCAAGAAGCAGTCTGAGGCTGTGCTATTGATTGAGGATTCTCTGTATCCTCCAAATTCAAAATTTCTGCAGGAACCAGTGGAATGGCATTGGCTGCTATAGCTTTGCTTTAGAGTTCCATGTGCAGACCATTCTAAAGGCATCTTGATGGGTGAAGATCCCTGGCTGACCACAGGAGAACCAACCAAGTCATTTCGAAAGTTGTTTTGACAAAGACTGTTTGTCGATACAGGAGAAAGCACCTCCTCATCCAAGATGGTAAAGACTGCAGGTTCAGTCGTTTTAGGACTAGAAGGTCTCTCGGATATCTCTGAGGTTGAGCACACAGATTTTTGGATAACTTTTAGTGCTGGAAAGCTCATTGTTGAGACGAGGAAGGTCAAATGGAGGAAGAGAATATTTCATGGGTTGTGAGTTGAATGGAATTAGGGAGCTCTGCTCAGCAGTGAGCTCAAATAGGCCAATCAGAACAGAAATGGACCCACAGGTGTCATACTCATTCTCTAGTGAGACAGCATCAATAAGGCGAGAGAGAGCACTGTCTTGGAGGGACACTTGACTCTTCTCATCTGGCAGAGTCATTCGAGGAGAGTGTGATTTGTTGTTGGTTCCTGAagatgaggaagaagaggaagttgATGAATATGTGGCTGCCTTTGGTGTTAGAATATTCTTTTAAGGGGCTTCCAACTGGCATAATTCTTTATGACTTCCTTCACTCTGTAAGTTACTGCAACCATTACATTGCTCTGTAGGACCTGACAAGTTGTCTGTTGGCCCTTTGGAAGAACATAATTTATCAGCTTCAGTCTGGGTGAGACCACCTCTTCTGTGTTCTTGTTGAGAATCACTCAGATTATCCCTGCTGCGCTCAATTACCAGGTAAGgggtttctttttttatctttggGCTCAATGTTACAGTCTTGAATGTGGTGAGCTGAAAGGGAATGGACATCAGGTTCTTTGAAGGCATAAGTTTCAAAGAGGAGATCCACTGAGACCGATCTGGGTTTCTGATTGAGGAAGGAATCTGTGGAAGACATTTTACAGGATTGTCAGAAAAAAACACCATTAATGACCttgaccctctggagtcgattaacgcggatacgcgttatgagtcattttctcctgataaccccgaaaagaacttaaattacactttcagttttaatcgtacagataagagcaatacatcaatcgaatctgtaaagggtctacttttttttggatacagacataataacaacaaaactttgtgcacttataaaataaagataaaaacaaggtgtgctgtctgcaacctttgtctgcactgatcttcatttacaaacacgcggcttgaatacgcccacacagaagaaaaagcagcgagactgttcttcaagtttttttattttactgtttgcttcgcgatgagaggaataagacataaatcgccccaaaaagatgtgatgtggttgaggatttgagaaatggatttcctcagaaaaaaagaatgaagcactttattcagcagagatcataaacatgagtaagtctctttttatttatttatatacttgtactagttttcacataacgtgtaaacattttactagtttgactttttccaaagactttttccaaactataattcctgactaaatgtacaatcaagtgaaacattatgaggtttcaataacaatatacagtcgtggccaaaagttttgagaattacataaatattggaaattggaaaagttgctgcttaagtttttataatagcaatttgcatatactgcagaatattatgaagagtgatcagatgaattgcatagtccttctttgctatgaaaattaacttaatcccaaaaaaacctttccactgcatttcattgctgtcattaaaggatctgctgggatcatttcagtaatcgtcttgttaactcaggtgagaatgttgacgagcacaaggctggagatcattatgtcaggctgactgggttagaatggcagactttaCATGTTAAAgtctgagaagaaattctgtctagctgtggctagtttcacattaaaagcatgctCTGGGGCATTTTTATCAGACAAAATtgatctgtaaaaatgttttactatgaAGCATCCTTTAATTTGGAGTATGAGAAACTAGGTGGAGTGGATTTATTGCGCCAGAAATGTCTCACTTTACTTGAAGCTGATTTAAAAATTTTGGTTTTTAGATATCTAAACCAGACCATAACGttaggttactaacgtaaccccggttctctgataaCATGAAGTGAGGTATCTCACTATGGGACCTCCTCAGGCGAGGCCGATCGCGGAAGCACCAATAACACCACGTCTGCCAACCATGGCAGACCAATCGCTGCAGGGATCAGGAGTTCTGCTCCCTGTATATAAACCGCAGCTACCTGCCATTTCGTCATTCTTGCATATCTCTTCTCCATGCAGAACAGGCAAGGAGGGCAAAGTTTGTGAGATACCTCACTTCATGTTATCAGTGAAAcggggttacgttagtaacctaaCGTTCTCTTTCTAACATTCGTTCGGTATCTCACTATGGGATATAGACAACTCCCGTATTGCCGATATGCTGACGAATCAAACTAAGAAAGGCTGAGTAATTATCTGTATCATAGCTGTATCATAGCTCCCGTGGTGAAAACACAATAATATGAGGAATTCGCCCTTTAATAAAATTGCATTATACAACCTGACTATTCACTTCTAGAATTGAATGGGCCAGAGAGGGCTCCGTCACATCCAGTCTATAAAAACgagcaaatgtgtgcggagaagaCCAGCTGGCTGCCGCGCAAATATCCTTAATAGAGATGCCTCTAAACAGAGCCCAGGAACAAGCCATACATGTAGTAGAGTGTGCTCGTAGTCCTATTGGGGGCTCCAAATTCGAATTATTGTAACATAATACGATAGCCTCCACCACCCAATGGGAAAGGCGTTGACCGGGAGATAGGTCTTCCTCTGTAAGTATCAGCCCACAGACAAACAGCTGATTGCTCTTAAGAAGTGTATGTGTTCTCTGAATGTACATATGTAGAGTGCCTCGAACACTGCCCCCCAGCCCGTGAGAGATGCATCTGTTGTCACCACTTTCCTCAATAGTACAGGACCATCCTGTCCTAAAAAATACGGGGCTCTCCAATGACCGAGAGTGATAATGCATTCTGGTGAGACTCGCACTCTGCGGCTGAGATGGCTCATGGGGCGAATGCCCTGTGACGCTGTCCAGCTCTGAAAATCCCTCATTCTCAGCAGTCCCAGAGGAACCACTGACACTGTTGAGGCCATCAGACCCAGTAGTCGAAGACATATTCGGAAAGAGACTAAACTCTCTCGTTGAAAGAGGGAGAGGcatttgagaaatgtttttgATGCGCTCTTCTGATAGGAACGCTCGAAACCTCACTGAATTCAACCTGAGACCCAAGTAGACTATTTCCTGTGAAAGAATTAGACAACTTTTCATTTGGTTTATGATGCGGAGACGGTGCACAGATGAGCAGATCGTCCAGATATGATGAAACTCTGACTCCTCCATTCCTTAACGGTGTCAGAGCCGCTTCCACACATTTGGTAAATACCCTGGGTGCTAAAGCCATGCCAAAGGGGATTCTCATATACTCGTACGCTGTGCCCTGATAAGCGAACCTTAGATATTTCCTGTGAGCAGGAAAAATATCTATGTTAAAATATGCGTCCTGGAGGTCCACTGAGGTGAACCAATCCCCTTGACGAATACTTTGACACGAAGTTCTGAGCGAAAgcattttgaatttgtattttatgAGGTGTTTGTTGAGGACCCGTAAATCTAAAATGGGACGGAGACCTCCCCCTCGTTTGGGAATCACAAAATAACGGGAGTAGAATCCCATCTGGCTTTCCTCCATTGGAATCATTCTTATCACTCCTTTTCTCATTAAAGAGGATATTTCTTCCTCTCAAACCTGAGCtgcttcccctttggccactgaAATCACCACTCCATTGAACACAGGAGGTGGTTAAAACCCAGGGATGAACTGCGCATGCGTGCCAGTTCTCCGCTTGAGCAGCGAGTGAGCCCTTCCCGGCTTCGCTCACTGGTGGTGCTGTTGCACCCTCTAGTGGCGAAGGGGGGGAAATAACGCTCTGTCAAAGGAGTTATATTCGTTattttttgtgattgtttttcttttttgtgatatctttttattttcatcCTGCTCTGTGCCCTCGGACCTTGGCCTGGATGCAACAGAGAAAACTTTATTTGTGAAGGGATGCTTACACACTTTTGTCTTTCCTCCCTCAGAACCAACCTCGTAAGTGGAGGAGAGACAATTCTTTGGGGGGCGCCAGGTGAACATGTGACATTTTCCCACGAACACTGGACTTTGAACTGCTCACATGAACACTTTGCACATTTAGATTCATTCTCCGTTTCCCCGCGGGAGGCAGAAAGGTATCGTTTTGAAGGGATGGGAGAAAGAAACCCTGAGTGCTGTCTCCAAACCCTTCTTGTTGCCAAACTGATGTCTCAGGTCGACCACCTCTTTTTGTTCCCCTAAGGGGGGCCGACCGGTGTTTCGCTGCTGTGGCTGTTTCGGTTTCAGGAGGCCAGGCTTTGACTGAGGGCCCGCGCTTCCCGGCTGTTGTGGCGGAGCAGGACGGGAAGGTTGATAATCCGAATGACCTCCTCTAACTGAAGGCCTTGAAATTCAGACGGCTTGGGTGATAAGGACTAGCTGCCGGCTTTCTGGGGAGACAGACCTCGAATGCTTCTCCCTCTTTTTTCCGTAGGTCACATTGCTGATGCAAAGCTGTTACTGTCGCGCCGAACATGGCCTTCGGATCGATAGGGGCATCCAAACACTCCACTTTTTCTTTGTCAGAGAGGCCTGACAAACCCAGCCATAGCGATCTCTCTCCCACAACCGCTAAGCCCATACTACGACCGCAACTTTGAACTGCTCCACGGGACGTGCGCAGGTTTAAATCTGCAATGACGCATATCTCCTCCCAGAGCGCCGGGTTGGGAGAACCGGAGTCCAGCTGACGCCCCATCTCCTCTAATCACTCCGCTTGATAGGCTGTAAGGAGGGACGTCATGTTCAAAGCACGTACGGCCAGTGCAGAGGATttataaatcttttgaaaaacaGAGGCGGCGAAGCGCTCTGTTTTCCCTGGCAATGAAGCCTCGGTTGAAGCGAGCGCTGCCCTGTGGCTCGGATGCAAATGATTCGCCATAGATGATTCTACAGGGGGATGATCTGCCATCCCCAAATTCTCCATTCCCTGAACATCTAGCCTCGAGAAGCCCTTAACAGGTACTCGGTGGGAAAAAAGGCTTATCCCAAAACCTCTTCATTTCAGCCACACAAGCCGGGACGGCTGGAATAAACTGCCTTGCTGGAGGGAGACGTGACGGAAGTCTCTTTCCATCATACAAGTCTCTTTCAGCTCCTTTATCTGCTGGTTAGGATGGCCAGTCGATCGACAGTCTAGCCGCGGCCCTGCGACAGACCTCGAAAAGATCTGTTTCCGCCTGCACAGGGGAGGGTGAGCTCTCATCCTGTGCACTCGGCGGACGCGACTGCATCGGGGGAAGAATGCATCTTCATCATCGTCATCCTCGTCCTCAAGGATGGTCAATAAAACTTCGTCATCGTCATCTTCCTCTCCCGCTAACGGATCTCCAAACAGCGGGGGAAGGACGGGTAACACCTTCTCCATCATCTCACCCCAGGAGCTGGAGGCCTGTGGACAATCCATCGGTTCCTCTCTGGGTTGAGCAGAGAGGCATGGGTCCGACTTCCCAGCTACTGCAACGCGAAGCCTTCGCTCTCGGGTTTTGACCgagaactttgcacagtggggaCAGCCCTTGGGGTCGGTCAACGCTGCCTGAGCATGTTTAGCACCCAAGCAGGAGATGCAGAGACCATGTGAATCTTTCGCAGAAATTCACATTCCGCACGCACACAGATGAGGAGGACGGCCCTGTCCTCCGGGGCACTCCGGCTCTTTTGCAGTGGCCATGAAGCCTGCACTCTCTTCGTACGGTAAGCACACCACAACGTGACAGCTAGGACGGAGCAGTGCTGTGAAAGAGAGCTCGTTTCCTACTTTTTTTGGTGCGTGGTGAGCACACCAAAAACTCGAAAAAAATAAGTAGAGAAACTTAAAGTAGAAAACTCGCCTTGAGGCGTTAGTTATCTTACTCTAAGTGTTAGGTCACTCGACAAACATTAAGAATATATTACTTAATTCTCCAAgtctgctgaggacagcttccgaaATCTTCACGGGAAGAGAACGAGAATGACGAAATGGCAGGTAGCTGTGGTTTATATACAGGGAGCGGGACTCCCTGATTGCTGCAGCGATTGGTCTGCCATGGTTGGCAGACGTGGTGTTATTGGTGCTTCCGCGATCGGCCACGCCTGAGGCGGTCCCATAGTGAGATAACGAACAAATGTTAGAAAGAGAACCTGCCCCAGAGCAGGTTAGCTGTGGAGCGTAAGTTAGTAAGGCAATGAATTCTGCTAAAAGCCAAACAACTTtcatggtacctaaaacccaggattggttaaaaacaaaactgaaacgtACCTGGCTAACCAGCTACTGTAAAGTGGCTTCATTGTACAGGCCACAGGgcactctttttttatatatatgtatactgatACATCATTGAAAACAACTATTtggatattatcgcagacaaaataaaacacataccCTGCACCGCTGTctttttttggctaatttgtgcaaaacctttgCAAaattgtcaaagcttcattttaaccaccaatgcaagtATATACCTTACCTATACATGCTTGCAAAGGGTTTATGTTGTTTGGTCTCCCTAGACAGCTTGCACTGCGTAATATAGCATgaatatggccaggggttcacttcgtTTCATTCGTGTTCAATTTCAGCAGAATACAacagggtttcgttttcagctggGTCTGCACCACTAATGCCTGtcttgtccgtctgcatctttcttgtgattttagcaccAGTTTGTTCTCCTTCCCATTATTTACTGCAGTAGTTTCCAGGGAgacctttgttgttgttgttgttgttttttttttacttagtaatgaatgtgttttaaaatgtagcaaagtgctaaacttcaaacaaaatatacttaagtaaaagtaaaattacagattaaaaaaaaaaagtagcagtACACAAAAaactactcaattacagtaacgcaagtaaatgtaatttgttactttccacctctgcccatTTGGCACCACCTGTTCTTTGAAAGCAACACCCCCACAACCTTTATCATAATATAGTGCGTAAATGGGTGAGTGAGTAACAAA is a window from the Carassius carassius chromosome 13, fCarCar2.1, whole genome shotgun sequence genome containing:
- the LOC132156005 gene encoding uncharacterized protein LOC132156005, coding for MSFPALKVIQKSVCSTSEISERPSSPKTTEPAVFTILDEEVLSPVSTNSLCQNNFRNDLVGSPVVSQGSSPIKMPLEWSAHGTLKQSYSSQCHSTGSCRNFEFGGYRESSINSTASDCFLLCQEFTSSGLMEEEINVDEDPLDNTLTPLSPLHDFKSVQSLNQTSPYHVQRLEPTHLHKLSYNPSPVHSYSTETSLSHRPYQSPHQSLNSSTYLTNKFQPRKFNCYNDSGRFTLGDHRIDTTEGRHQETRDQNSLVSRAEHLNKNSLSSEYLAKTQGCQNVLKRDLYTSVSDYNESQDSYSWPSLQKQGFPVPPAQMYNGLSPASSKSKSLGDLTSVDISGPILTI